One Cryptomeria japonica unplaced genomic scaffold, Sugi_1.0 HiC_scaffold_81, whole genome shotgun sequence DNA window includes the following coding sequences:
- the LOC131049736 gene encoding agmatine hydroxycinnamoyltransferase 1-like, producing MKVLRGDGVLIKPCAGKDHRELVELNNLDLVAYPMYNKVVYAFQAPTPSPEVLKEGLAKVLAEFREWAGRYTKETASGCLGINLNDEGVLVIEAEADGTIADAMPFDPFSFILMLVPPTSTVVNELLLMQFTRFTCGGLVIGLASHHHVADGQAATFFMNSWGKIIRGESSLAPVHDRSLLKARDPPQPCFDHYEYNTIFDEHSPITSSLRAKKFHFDAICLQELKSKVNGSDKSRKPYTTFEILVAHMWKCITKARGLDGDVQTKASIPVGGRNRLNPPLP from the exons atgaAAGTGTTGAGAGGTGATGGTGTTTTGATCAAACCCTGCGCGGGTAAAGATCATCGTGAGCTTGTTGAACTGAACAATCTAGATCTAGTTGCATATCCAATGTACAACAAGGTGGTGTATGCTTTCCAAGCTCCTACCCCGAGCCCAGAGGTGTTGAAGGAAGGACTGGCTAAAGTTCTGGCGGAGTTCAGAGAATGGGCAGGGAGATACACGAAAGAAACAGCGAGTGGGTGCCTTGGCATCAATCTGAATGACGAGGGTGTGCTTGTCATAGAAGCCGAAGCAGATGGAACAATAGCAGATGCAATGCCCTTCGATCCTTTTTCATTCATCCTTATGTTGGTGCCACCCACATCGACCGTCGTCAATGAGCTCTTACTCATGCAG TTTACTCGATTTACTTGTGGAGGCTTGGTGATAGGCCTAGCTAGTCATCATCATGTTGCAGACGGACAAGCAGCTACATTTTTCATGAATTCGTGGGGGAAAATTATTAGAGGAGAGAGTAGTCTAGCTCCAGTACATGACCGATCTTTATTAAAAGCAAGAGATCCTCCCCAGCCATGTTTtgatcattatgaatataatactATATTTGATGAGCACTCTCCAATAACTTCCAGTCTAAGAGCGAAGAAGTTTCATTTTGATGCAATATGTTTACAAGAACTTAAGTCAAAGGTAAATGGATCTGATAAATCAAGGAAACCCTATACGACTTTTGAAATCCTTGTTGCCCATATGTGGAAATGCATTACAAAAGCTAGAGGCCTTGATGGAGATGTGCAAACAAAAGCTAGCATTCCAGTGGGTGGAAGAAACAGGTTGAATCCTCCCTTGCCTTAA